The Plasmodium berghei ANKA genome assembly, chromosome: 12 genome contains a region encoding:
- a CDS encoding heptatricopeptide repeat-containing protein, putative — translation MFKLKNILKESKEVNKVNNYIFKRYLTKISPYFVYRNNANEFNTTIQNEIKIKHMNSSVLCIFSNMLLKENIKNDFIWKQVERRSYEIIDRFEVGEIASFLFCLSKARYETNLYDSFIPIIKRKFEYLNTSNLAMLISSYSKRKKEDLIILLKDELKKKVHTLYNIVEISMILNALVKCKIQDDELFIKLDNIIVDNVFHKHVHIRDICVISYCYASILYKNMNIFKILSQKIITLFDDANLVDICRILYTYIKIDQNYNHILKLSTLKLNVCMHKSSISEVINCIHFLPLLKDLIENDDCNNIKKRKDIEICKDKSMNYYIEYANLFNYILNVFNDKLTSYVNLLNANQISNIFYIYSRYNILISLQKFEIFISQIQNIELSDELKIYILYSLSILLKNYENTTIFNFDIFDVNKIFIKGNSENYSYENKNYKKEVNTLKCVNKPNSEVLKKKITSCLKLWENSINLFINNYDTCSIQDIIKVLNIFLILNHINDFIIYSIKSYIIINYKKINEHNSYSLMFYFQKLNVLNNDEDLIEILKYKIR, via the coding sequence ATGTTCAAGCTtaagaatattttaaagGAAAGTAAAGAAGTAAATAAAGTTAATaattacatatttaaaagatatttaacaaaaataagcCCCTATTTTGTATACAGGAATAATGCAAATGAATTTAATACAACTATTCAAAACGAGATTAAGATTAAGCATATGAATTCCTCTGttttatgcattttttctaatatgctactaaaagaaaatataaaaaatgattttatttGGAAACAAGTTGAAAGGCGATCTTATGAAATAATAGACAGATTTGAAGTTGGAGAAATCgcttcatttttattttgtttaagTAAGGCTCGATATGAAActaatttatatgatagTTTCATTCccataataaaaagaaaattcgAATATCTCAACACATCAAATCTAGCTATGCTAATATCTAGCTATtcaaaaaggaaaaaagaagatttaataattttgttaaaagatgaactaaaaaaaaaagtacaCACACTTTATAATATAGTTGAAATATCTATGATTTTAAATGCCTTAGttaaatgtaaaatacaggatgatgaattatttattaaattggataatataattgttGACAATGTATTTCATAAGCATGTGCATATTAGAGATATATGTGTAATATCTTATTGTTATGCaagtatattatataaaaatatgaatatttttaaaatattatctcaaaaaattattactCTTTTTGATGACGCGAATTTAGTAGACATATGTAGAATattgtatacatatataaagatcgaccaaaattataatcatatattaaaattatcaaCTCTCAAATTAAATGTTTGTATGCACAAAAGTAGTATTAGCGAAGTTATTAATTGCATACACTTCTTACCTTTATTAAAAGATCTTATAGAAAACGATGACTGtaataatatcaaaaaaagaaaagacaTTGAGATATGTAAAGATAAAAGTATGAATTATTACATTGAATACgcaaatttatttaactatattttaaatgtatTTAATGATAAACTAACAAGTTatgtaaatttattaaatgcaAACCAAATTagtaacatattttatatatattcaagatataatatacttatatCACTGCAAAAATtcgaaatatttatatcacaaattcaaaatatagAGTTATCagatgaattaaaaatttatattctaTATTCTTTGTCcattcttttaaaaaattatgaaaataccacgatttttaattttgatatttttgacgtaaataaaatttttattaaaggAAATTCAGAAAATTATAgctatgaaaataaaaattataaaaaggaAGTTAATACATTAAAATGTGTTAACAAGCCAAATTCTGaagtattaaaaaaaaaaataaccaGCTGTTTAAAGCTATGGGAAAATAGcataaatttattcataaataattatgatacCTGCTCAATTCAGGATATTATAAAggtattaaatatatttttaatattaaaccacataaatgattttattatatatagtataaaaagttacattataattaattataaaaagataaacgaacataattcatattccttaatgttttatttccaaaagttaaatgtattaaataatgatgaagaTCTAATAGAAATccttaaatataaaatcaGATAG
- a CDS encoding DNA repair protein RAD23, putative produces the protein MKIKVRTLQNTEEEINVDSNDTISDLKKKIENVFPEMPCDKQKLIFSGNILMNEHKVVDILKENDIVIVMVTRKIITSKKNNSTKNANELASSDSLKNKDEKNSDDKNNDKTKNTDTENKESENISNPESILLTGDKLKETIDNICAMGFERELVQKAMTLAYNNPNVAIDYLTNGFQDIIGDGHDISEIKDPSENPNERDEKYSNLSNLLMNYNLLDENERQEMPVNSESLRNSPFFNIIRDAALSNPQRIPEILEMIGRSDPSLLEYIRENQNEFLNALQNYDTDNNNSENDLIPNYEYTDETNQNNDNFNIPITSLNESEMESVRKLESLGFPKHVALEAFIACDKNEEMAANYLFENMNDYASE, from the coding sequence atgaaaataaaagtaagGACACTGCAAAATACCGAAGAAGAAATAAACGTAGATAGTAATGATACAATTTCTgatttaaagaaaaaaatcgaaaatgTTTTTCCTGAAATGCCTTGtgataaacaaaaattaatattcaGTGgcaatatattaatgaatgAACATAAAGTCGTTGATATactaaaagaaaatgatatagTTATAGTTATGGTAAccagaaaaataattacaagtaaaaaaaataattcaacaaaaaatgcaaaCGAATTAGCTTCATCAGATTcgttaaaaaataaggatgaaaaaaatagcgatgataaaaataatgataaaacaaaaaatacagatacagaaaataaagaaagtGAAAATATCAGCAATCCTGaatctatattattaactggtgataaattaaaagaaaccATAGACAATATTTGTGCTATGGGATTTGAAAGAGAATTGGTACAAAAGGCAATGACATTAGCATATAATAATCCTAATGTAGCTATTGATTATTTAACTAATGGGTTTCAAGATATTATTGGTGATGGCCATGATATATCTGAAATAAAAGACCCATCTGAAAATCCAAATGAGCGtgatgaaaaatattcaaatttatcaaaccttttaatgaattataatttgctagatgaaaatgaaagaCAAGAAATGCCAGTAAATTCTGAATCGCTTAGAAATTCTCCtttctttaatattattagagACGCTGCATTATCAAATCCCCAAAGAATTCCTGAAATTCTAGAAATGATTGGAAGATCAGACCCATCCCTTTTAGAGTATATTAGAGAAAAtcaaaatgaatttttaaatgctcttcaaaattatgatactgataataataattcagaAAATGATCTTATACcaaattatgaatataccGATGAAACAAATCAAAACAATgacaattttaatattccTATTACATCATTAAATGAAAGTGAAATGGAGAGTGTTCGAAAATTAGAATCACTTGGTTTTCCCAAGCATGTAGCTTTAGAGGCTTTTATTGCTTGTGacaaaaatgaagaaatggctgcaaattatttgtttgaaaatatgaacGATTATGCATCAGagtaa
- a CDS encoding PRE-binding protein, putative: MHFITKMGRKAKSVASGGNKKEETENVAPVNNAKETTPNDKKQVGSKPNEKNEQKNKKENVKPEETALNGQLNGNVQKKKNNDAEKEGAIKEKGSNANTNKSQKNNEDQKKTQKNKNAKNEGNENNKPKGTAVEDKNNNKQVEGNGKNANKNQDNKKKGKAESPVSPQNINNKNNGKEKNVDEIKKEEAKKDAKKDLKLKEDERKKIENDLNKKFLKLSKQDNYKNISDKIEAEVKRKAEFEAFIGTINSSISKINAQTPRPVNMKLTSADIENKCKEAKLKKKKLNPKSEEEMEEVNTYINYLEDQLIITKNYESFKNFQNRLFTLKKTCEEKLKENQKSLNEIKVHEKKLKFVEKIIKMKKEKQNIQIKENDIINKEFSLPNDKYNTLIKPYNFLNKIQTTYFVYVDKISNNNFENKTTLNISGCNDDIENFISYIKNIDFTEKNYVHLSNKVFKIMLNMCDGSFKKMEEDTNVFVHVDNETLYYCGMKNDITNLKELIEKANNEKNSSAKNVSKTIKLDSVLGRGFNKGLLKEIETKTNTLIRMNYDAKTFDASATIKGSKDADIQEAEKKLNEILNSLESEFIKFEERELFALYKKCAYELNDIRKNLNLFVIRHDNGISLVGKQENIKKALEILDHAKNIISSKSVKKKLTEEEAFLFNANYRNQIKAQTGAEVKIFNKTNYKELNISGNKSNIDDAIQMIDDLLKKRKSVEVAINERVIALLLSAKAQKIKEIEKDTYTSIQINKTNYIAQIYGHEDNIFLAKDVLENLVQTEGKDEKDAKEGQDGKSSSNNSYITVEINIDTEHIGSIIGKKGRTINRIQEDTYVKKIHIDKENKKVFIQGTPKTVEVAQKEIEKILSRTKEENSYYDRYNNSSNSRHMASNSNYNSNTFSPSHRKSHKSSRSGKSNYRSDSSKNEVYINTNDEKAFPSLHDVTNIQSRKTKKAIILANTKKHDTVQKEIVAN; the protein is encoded by the coding sequence ATGCATTTCATAACTAAAATGGGAAGAAAGGCCAAATCCGTGGCTTCAggaggaaataaaaaagaggAAACTGAAAATGTAGCTCCAGTAAACAATGCAAAGGAAACCACAccaaatgataaaaaacaaGTAGGATCCAAaccaaatgaaaaaaatgagcaaaaaaataaaaaggagAATGTAAAACCAGAAGAAACAGCATTGAATGGGCAACTTAATGGAAAtgttcaaaaaaaaaaaaataacgatGCTGAAAAGGAAGGTGCTATTAAGGAAAAGGGCAGCAATGCCAATACTAATAAGAGTCAGAAGAATAATGAagatcaaaaaaaaacacaaaagAACAAAAATGCAAAGAATGAAggtaatgaaaataataagccAAAAGGAACTGCTGTAGAagataaaaacaataacaAGCAAGTTGAAGGAAATGGAAAGAATGCTAATAAGAATcaagataataaaaaaaaaggaaaagcTGAAAGTCCTGTATCTccacaaaatattaataataaaaataatggcaaagaaaaaaatgtagatGAAATAAAGAAAGAAGAAGCTAAAAAGGATGCGAAAAAGGACTTAAAATTAAAGGAAgatgaaagaaaaaaaatcgaaaatgatctaaataaaaagtttttaaaattgtcCAAACaagataattataaaaatattagtgATAAAATAGAAGCAGAAGTTAAAAGAAAAGCAGAATTTGAAGCATTTATAGGTACCATAAATTCATCGATATCTAAAATCAATGCACAAACCCCCAGACCAGTTAATATGAAATTAACATCTGCAGATATcgaaaataaatgtaaagaagcaaaattaaagaaaaagaaattaaatCCAAAGAGTGAAGAAGAAATGGAAGAAgttaatacatatataaattatttagaagatcaattaattattacaaaaaattatgaaagcTTTAAAAATTTCCAAAATCGTTTATttactttaaaaaaaacatgcgaagaaaaattaaaggaaaatcaaaaaagtttaaatgaaataaaagtacacgaaaaaaaattaaaatttgtagaaaaaataattaaaatgaaaaaagaaaaacaaaatattcaaataaaagaaaatgatataataaacaaagaattttcattaccaaatgataaatataatacattaaTTAAACCATACAACTTCcttaataaaatacaaacaacatattttgtatatgtaGATAAGataagtaataataattttgaaaacaAGACAACTTTGAATATATCTGGATGTAATGACgatatagaaaattttatttcttatataaaaaatatagattttactgaaaaaaattatgtacaTTTGAGTAATAAagtatttaaaattatgcTTAATATGTGTGATGgaagttttaaaaaaatggaagaAGATACAAACGTATTTGTACATGTAGATAATGaaacattatattattgtggtatgaaaaatgatatcacaaatttaaaagaattaattgaaaaagctaataatgaaaaaaattcaagTGCTAAAAATGTGTcaaaaacaattaaattAGATTCAGTATTAGGACGTGGTTTTAATAAAGGTTTGTTAAAAGAAATCGAAACAAAAACTAATACATTGATAAGAATGAATTATGATGCAAAAACATTTGATGCCTCAGCTACTATAAAAGGAAGTAAAGATGCAGACATACAAGAagcagaaaaaaaattaaatgaaattcTTAACAGTTTAGAATCcgaatttataaaatttgaagAAAGAGAGCTTTTtgcattatataaaaaatgtgcatatgaattaaatgatatcagaaaaaatttaaatttatttgttatacGACATGATAATGGTATTAGTTTAGTAGGAAAacaagaaaatattaaaaaggcTCTTGAAATTTTAGACCAtgctaaaaatataatttctaGCAAAtcagttaaaaaaaaactaacCGAAGAAGAAgcatttctttttaatgCAAATTACAGAAATCAAATTAAAGCACAAACTGGGGCTGaagttaaaatatttaataaaacaaactataaagaattaaatataagtggaaataaaagtaatatTGATGATGCTATTCAAATGATTGatgatttattaaaaaaaagaaaatctGTTGAAGTAGCTATTAATGAGCGAGTTAttgcattattattatcagcAAAGgcacaaaaaattaaagaaatcGAAAAAGATACATATACTAGTattcaaattaataaaactaACTATATTGCTCAAATATATGGACATGaagataatatatttttagctAAAGACGTTTTAGAAAATCTAGTACAAACTGAAGGTAAAGATGAAAAGGATGCAAAAGAAGGACAAGATGGAAAATCTTCATCtaataattcatatataactgttgaaataaatatagatacTGAACATATAGGAAGTATAATTGGTAAAAAAGGAAGAACTATTAACAGAATACAAGAAGATAcatatgttaaaaaaatacatatagacaaagaaaataaaaaagttttTATTCAAGGTACTCCAAAAACAGTAGAAGTTGCTCaaaaagaaatagaaaaaatattaagtcgaactaaagaagaaaattcATACTATGATCGATATAACAATAGCAGTAATAGTAGGCACATGGCATCAAACAGTAACTATAATAGTAACACATTTTCCCCATCTCACAGAAAATCACACAAAAGTTCAAGATCTGGAAAATCTAATTATAGATCTGATTCCTCCAAAAATGAAGTTTATATTAACACAAATGATGAAAAGGCCTTTCCCAGTTTACACGATGTAACTAATATTCAATCCcgaaaaacaaaaaaggCAATCATTTTAGCTAATACTAAAAAACATGATACAGTACAAAAAGAAATCGTTgcaaattaa